Genomic window (Caldinitratiruptor microaerophilus):
TACCGGGAAGAGGCGCCACTTCACGGCCAGCCACAGGATCAGGTTCAGGCCCAGCCAGAAGCTGGGGATCGAGATGCCGGCGAGCGCCAGGGCCATGACGAGGCGGTCGACCCAGGTGTTCCGGCGCCAGGCCGCCAGCACCCCGGCGGGGACGGCGATTGCCAGCGCCACGGCCTCCGAGAGGAGCGCCAGCATAAGGGTGGGCTCGGCGCGCTCGGCGAGGGCCGTGGTGACGGGCTTGTCCAGGAAGATCGACCGGCCCAGGTCTCCCTGGAGCCCCCGCACCACGAATTGAAGGAACTGCACGTGCAGGGGGCGGTCGAGGCCCAGCTGGTGGCGGACCCGGGCGAGGTCCTCCGGGGTGGCGTCCGGGCCGAGCATGTACGCCGCGGGGTCGCCCGGGGTGAGGTGTACCAGCCCGAACGCCACCACGCCCACCACCAGGAGCACCGGGATGAGCGACAAGAGCCGCTTGACGACGTAGGCGGTCACGAGCCCACTCCCTCCGGAGTGCGCTACTCCGTCTTCCAGACGTTCCAGAAAGCGATGTCGAACCGGTTCACGTAGCCCTGCACCTTCCGGGACAGTACGACCTGCTCGAAGGCGTCGCCGTACTTGATCATGGGCGCTTCCTCGTAGAAGGCCTGCTGGATCCGGTCGAACACGGCCTTGCGCTGGGCGGTGTCGGTGGCGGCGTTGAACTCCTTCATGAGGTGCTGGACCCGCTCGCTTGTCCACCACCCCGGCCAGGCGCCTCGCGCGCCGATGAACGGGATCTGGCTCGGGTCCGCGGAAAAGAGGATGCCGGTGAAGAACATGTCCCAGGCGTCCTTCCGCGCGCGCCGCTCGACCAGCGACGGCCAGTCGTACACCTGCAGGTCCACCTTAAAGCCTGCGGCCTCGAGGTGCGACTTGGTCACCAGGGCGGCCTTGTACATGTAGTCGTAGTCCTTGGTCGTCAGGAGGATGACCGGCTGCCCCGCGTACCCGGCCTCCTGCAGGAGGCGGCGCGCCTTCTCGGGGCTGTTCTGGTTGTAATACTCCGCCCCGGCGGTAGAATGGTAGACCTGCTCCTGGAACTGCAAGCCCGGGTCGAGCCGCCAGAACTCCTGTGGGCCGATCGCCGCCGCCATCACCTCGGCCGGGTTGACGGCGGCCAGGGCGGCCTGCCGGACGCGGACGTCGTTGAAGGGCGGCTTCACCGTGTTGAATACGCCGACGACCCATCGGAAGGGCTTCTCGATGACGACCTGCAGCTCAGGGTTGTCCTTGAGCCGTTCGTACTGGTCCGCCGGGATGATGTCGGCCACGTCGTACTCGCCGGTCTGCACCCCGTCGGCGCGGACGGTGGGATCCTTGACCGGGAGGAAGCGGATTTCGTCCAGGTAGGCGACCTTCTTACCCCCGAGGCCCTCGGCGGGTTCGGGGCGGGCGGCGTACCGGTCGAAGCGGACGAGCCGGATGTACTGGTCCTTCTTCCACTCCGCGAGCCGATAGGGACCCGTGCCGACGATCTCCTTGACGGGGTCCTTGCCGGCGGCCTCGGCGATCTCCCTGGGCATGATGGCAGGCGCCTGATCCGTCGAGGCCAGGGCGGGCAGGAGGGAGCTGTAGGGCTCCTTCAGCCGGAACACCACGGTGTGCGGGTCGGGGGCGGTGAGCGACTCCACGTTGGCGAAAAGGGCCCGGCCGCTCGGTGCCAGTTGCGCCCAGCGCTCGAGCGAGGCCACCACGTCTTCGGCGGTCATGATCTTGCCGTTGTGGAACGGGACGTCGCGGCGGAGGGTGATGGTGTAGGTCTTGCCGTCGCTGCTGACGTCCGCCTTTTCCGCCAGCATGGAGACGACCTCGTAGTTCTTGCCGAGAGTGAACAGTGTTTCGTAGATGTGCCAGGCCACCTTCTTGGTCAGTCCGGCCGTGGTGTACTGGTAGTCCAAGGTGGGCGGTTCCGAGTTCAGCGCCACCCTGAGCACGCCCCCGGTGCGGGGTTCCCCGGCCGGAGCGGATCCCTGGGCGGCCGTGCCTGTCCCGGCGGCGCCCGGTTTCCCCGCGGTCCCGGAACCCTGGCGTGCGCAGGCGGCAAGACCGAGCGTGCCGATCAGCAGGATGGCGGCGATGGCCGCGCGCGTGCGCTTCATGGTGCTGACCTCCCGATCGCGTGTCTCAGGCGGCAAAGTCTTTTGCGGTGACCGTGTAGTGGTCCAGGGCCTCCTCATCGATATCCACCCCGATGCCCGTGCCCGTCGGGACCGTGATGGTGCCGTCGGCGTTCAGGGTGAAGGGCGGGCTCACGATGTCCCGCTCCCAGTACCGGTCGCTGGGCGACGTGTCCCCGGGCAGCGTGAAGCCCGGCAGCGTGGTGAGGTGCAGGTTGATGGCCCGGCCGATTCCCGACTCCAACATCCCGCCGCACCACAGCGGTACCCCCCGCTGGCGGGCGAGCCGGTCGAGCGCCTGCACCGCGCTCAGGCCGCCCACGCGCCCGACCTTGACGTTGATGATCCGGCAGGACCCCAGGTCGAGGGCCCGGCGGGCGTCCTCGGGGCTGTGGATGGACTCGTCGAGGCAGATCGGGGTAGAGAGTTCGGCCTGGACCCGCGCGTGATCGACGATATCGTCATGGGCCAGCGGCTGCTCGATCATCATGAGGCCATGCCGGTCGAGTCGACGCAGGAGGTCCAGGTCGGCCAGCGTGAAGGCCGAGTTGGCGTCGGCCATGAGGGGGATGTCCCCGAAGCGTTCCCGGATGGCGGCGATGATCGGCTCGTCCCACCCGGGGCGGATCTTGACCTTGATCCGCCGGTAACCCCGTTGCAGTGCCTGTGCGATCTGGTCCAGCAGGGTCTCCGGGTGCTCCTGGATCCCGAGGCTGATGCCGACGGGGACCGCCTTGCGTGCCGGGTCGCCGCCCAGCACCGCCCAGAGGGGCTGCCCCTGGGCCCGTGCGTACAGGTCCCAGAACGCGTTCTCGAGGCCGGCCTTCGCCATGTGGTTGCGCCGGAAGTGCTGAAGGGCGGCGGCGAGGTCGTGGGGGTGGGGGAAGTCCCGGCCCAGGACCTGGGGGATGAAGTTCTGCTCCAGGATCACCCAGGCGGAGGCCGTCGTCTCCTCGTTGTACAGCGGGGCAGCCATGGTGGAGACTTCTCCGTACCCGCGAAGACCCTCGCCGCGGACCTCGACGATGAGGAACTCCCGGTCGTACTGGCGCCCGAAGCTGGTCTCGAAGTAGCTCTTGAGCGGCATCCGGACCTGGCGGAGCCGGACTTGTTCCACGCGCACGGGCGGGCTGTACCTCCTTGGTTCGTCAGACGATTCGTCGGATGCTTCGTTGTGTGAGCCGGGTCCCGGGTGACCGTGGCATTCAGGGGCCGAGGAACGGGTCGAGGTCCTTGAGGGCTTCCTCGAGTCGCCCGAGGGTCCGGACCACGCGCTCGCGCAGCCCGAGGCTCACCGCCCCGAGGAGCGCTCCGGCCAGCCCGAACGCCGCCGCGTACGAGTCCCAGGTGAAGCCCGAGTCGATTGGACAGGTGAAGGCGACGGTCGAGTGGGGGACGAGGGGCGAGAGCGGGCTGTCGGTGATCCCCACGACCGCTGCCCCCCTGCGTCGGGCGGCCCGGGCGATGTCGACCGTTGTGCGGGTGTAGCGGGGAAAGGTGAAGACGACGGCCACGTGGCCGGGGCCCATCCCGGCGACGTGGGGCGCCGCGTCGCCTACCCCGCCGTCCAGGATGTGGACCATCGGCCCGAGCATGGCACGAAGGATGAAGCCGAGGTACTGCGCCAGGAAGCGGGAAGACCGGGCGCCCACGACGTGGATGGCCTCGGCCTCACAGAGGAGGTTCACGGCCCGCTCGAAGTCTGCCTCGGTGATGTGATTGCGGAGCCCGCGGATGTTGGCGGCCTCCTGTTCCAGAACCCGGTGCAGGACCCCTCCCGGCCCCTGCGCGTCGGCCGCCTGGCGGCTGAAGGTCCGGAGTGTCCGCCCCAGACCTTCTCTGGCGGCTGCCTGCAGTTCCGGGTACCCGGCGTAGCCCAGGGCCACGGCCAGGCGGATCACGGTGGCCTCGCTGACGCCCGCCTCGCGTGCCACCTGCGCGGCTGTCAGGAATGCGACCTGAGGGAACGTGCGCGCGATCCACTCGGCCGCCTGGCGCTGCCGAGGCGTCAGGCGCGGGCCGGCCTGCTGCATTCGTTCGGGCAGGGATGCCCCTTCCGGCACTGCATCGCCTCCTTGTTCTCCGCGCGGTCGGGGGGGTGGCGGAGCCGCACCGCGCGGGTTGGTGTGAAGGAATTACGCCAGAAATGGCTGCTGATGAAGGATGTGCTTCATTACATTCTCGGACCTCTACAGAACTCCTGCCGGTTCCCGTCGCTGTTCGGCAGGCAGTACCCATGTCCTGTGTGGGCCTGCGCCGGGCTGGCCGGTTCGCCGGCGCGAACGAAGGGGGCCCCGGGCGGTTCGCCCGGGGCCCTGGTACGGCCGGTCTCAGTCCACCGAGTGGGCCGACCGCGGCCGGTTCGCGGGGACGATGCAGAGGAACCCGAGCACGTCCGGACCCGGGTTCCGGAACTGGTGCCGTTCCCAGCCCGGAATGTACACCACATCGCCGGTGCGGACCGGGTGCTCCTCATCGCCCAGGAGCACCGTGCCGGAGCCCCGGAAGATGACCACGCCGTGTTCGTAAGCGTGGGACTCGAGCACGCTGTACCCGCCCGGCTGGATTTCGAAGTACCGGAGCGCGAACGTCGGCGCCTCCTCCTGCCGGCCAATGAGCCGCTGCACGGAGGCGCCGAGGGAAGCGCCATCGCCGTAGCGCTGGACTTCCACGCCCTCCCAGGAGTGAGCCTCGCCGTCGCCGGTGTACCGCTTGATGACCGCCATCGACCCGAACTCCTCCCGCCCTTCATCGGTACTGCAACAGCAGATCCACCAACCGGCGGCTGTTCTGTGCCAGGTCCGGGCCGTCCCGGTGGAGGCCACCGCCGATGAGAAAGATCGCGTCCTGACCGTAGAACACCGACATCTCCGGGATCCGCTCCGGGGTCATGCCGCCCGCCGGGGTCGGAAAGGCCGGCTTCAGGTGCCCCATCGGCGCCTCACAGCCTTCGGCGATCTGGCGGCACTCGTCCCGGCTGAACGAGAACCGCCCGCCCCAGTTCGGGTAGATCACCGCGTCGGCACCGGCCAGGCGCATGATCTGGCCGAACAGGGCGTGGTGGGAGATGCCGCTGGTCGGGCTCGTCACCCAGCTCCCCAGGAAGGCGGGGTGGCTCATCACAGGAAGGGCGATGCGGTCGTCTTCCGCCAGACGCCGCATGGTATCGAACCCCGTCAGCCCCGGGCAAACCAGGAGCCCGCCCGCCCCGGCCGCCTTCGCCAGCAGCGCCCGTTCGAGCGCTTCCTCCCCGGGGGCGGTGACGTTGGCCACGTAGATCGAACGACCCCCGGTCTCCCGGTTGGCGCGGCGGACTGCCTCCGCGCACCGCTCCACCCGCTCCCGGAACGGGGCGAAGGGCTGATCCGTGAGACCGTGGTCGTCCTTGATGATGTCGATGCCCCCGAGCGCGAACTGGTAGGCCTGCTCCGCCAGCTCGTGGGAGGTGAGCCCCACGGGTTTGAGGGCAGTGGCGAGGAGCGGCCGTCCGGATGCTCCGAGCCAGTCGCGCAGGCCCTCCCGGCCGAAGCGGGGCCCCCGGTAGCGCTGGAGGAGGCTCTCCGGCAACTCCAGCCGCTCGAGGCGGACCCCGGGCTTCAGGCTGATGTTGCCGAACACCACGTTGAGGAGCTGGGTCAGGTCCGCGCCCACGATCTCCACCGCGTAGCTGACCACGACCTCTACCTGGCCGGGCTCCAGTTCCTCCAGGGCCTCGACGCGGCCCACGAGGTGGTCCCGGATCTCCCCTGCCGGTAGCAGTTCCTCCGGGAATTCCACCGTCTGCTCGAAGCAGATGTCCTGCGCCCGGGCCCAGGCGGCCTCCAGGGAATCGCTGAGGCGGTAGGCCACGGCGAAGCGGTTGCCGGAGAGGTTGAGGGAGCTCTTGGCGGGCATCGGC
Coding sequences:
- the menC gene encoding o-succinylbenzoate synthase, yielding MRVEQVRLRQVRMPLKSYFETSFGRQYDREFLIVEVRGEGLRGYGEVSTMAAPLYNEETTASAWVILEQNFIPQVLGRDFPHPHDLAAALQHFRRNHMAKAGLENAFWDLYARAQGQPLWAVLGGDPARKAVPVGISLGIQEHPETLLDQIAQALQRGYRRIKVKIRPGWDEPIIAAIRERFGDIPLMADANSAFTLADLDLLRRLDRHGLMMIEQPLAHDDIVDHARVQAELSTPICLDESIHSPEDARRALDLGSCRIINVKVGRVGGLSAVQALDRLARQRGVPLWCGGMLESGIGRAINLHLTTLPGFTLPGDTSPSDRYWERDIVSPPFTLNADGTITVPTGTGIGVDIDEEALDHYTVTAKDFAA
- a CDS encoding RuBisCO large subunit C-terminal-like domain-containing protein yields the protein MPAKSSLNLSGNRFAVAYRLSDSLEAAWARAQDICFEQTVEFPEELLPAGEIRDHLVGRVEALEELEPGQVEVVVSYAVEIVGADLTQLLNVVFGNISLKPGVRLERLELPESLLQRYRGPRFGREGLRDWLGASGRPLLATALKPVGLTSHELAEQAYQFALGGIDIIKDDHGLTDQPFAPFRERVERCAEAVRRANRETGGRSIYVANVTAPGEEALERALLAKAAGAGGLLVCPGLTGFDTMRRLAEDDRIALPVMSHPAFLGSWVTSPTSGISHHALFGQIMRLAGADAVIYPNWGGRFSFSRDECRQIAEGCEAPMGHLKPAFPTPAGGMTPERIPEMSVFYGQDAIFLIGGGLHRDGPDLAQNSRRLVDLLLQYR
- a CDS encoding MurR/RpiR family transcriptional regulator codes for the protein MPEGASLPERMQQAGPRLTPRQRQAAEWIARTFPQVAFLTAAQVAREAGVSEATVIRLAVALGYAGYPELQAAAREGLGRTLRTFSRQAADAQGPGGVLHRVLEQEAANIRGLRNHITEADFERAVNLLCEAEAIHVVGARSSRFLAQYLGFILRAMLGPMVHILDGGVGDAAPHVAGMGPGHVAVVFTFPRYTRTTVDIARAARRRGAAVVGITDSPLSPLVPHSTVAFTCPIDSGFTWDSYAAAFGLAGALLGAVSLGLRERVVRTLGRLEEALKDLDPFLGP
- a CDS encoding cupin domain-containing protein, whose protein sequence is MAVIKRYTGDGEAHSWEGVEVQRYGDGASLGASVQRLIGRQEEAPTFALRYFEIQPGGYSVLESHAYEHGVVIFRGSGTVLLGDEEHPVRTGDVVYIPGWERHQFRNPGPDVLGFLCIVPANRPRSAHSVD
- a CDS encoding ABC transporter substrate-binding protein; this encodes MKRTRAAIAAILLIGTLGLAACARQGSGTAGKPGAAGTGTAAQGSAPAGEPRTGGVLRVALNSEPPTLDYQYTTAGLTKKVAWHIYETLFTLGKNYEVVSMLAEKADVSSDGKTYTITLRRDVPFHNGKIMTAEDVVASLERWAQLAPSGRALFANVESLTAPDPHTVVFRLKEPYSSLLPALASTDQAPAIMPREIAEAAGKDPVKEIVGTGPYRLAEWKKDQYIRLVRFDRYAARPEPAEGLGGKKVAYLDEIRFLPVKDPTVRADGVQTGEYDVADIIPADQYERLKDNPELQVVIEKPFRWVVGVFNTVKPPFNDVRVRQAALAAVNPAEVMAAAIGPQEFWRLDPGLQFQEQVYHSTAGAEYYNQNSPEKARRLLQEAGYAGQPVILLTTKDYDYMYKAALVTKSHLEAAGFKVDLQVYDWPSLVERRARKDAWDMFFTGILFSADPSQIPFIGARGAWPGWWTSERVQHLMKEFNAATDTAQRKAVFDRIQQAFYEEAPMIKYGDAFEQVVLSRKVQGYVNRFDIAFWNVWKTE
- a CDS encoding ABC transporter permease; the encoded protein is MTAYVVKRLLSLIPVLLVVGVVAFGLVHLTPGDPAAYMLGPDATPEDLARVRHQLGLDRPLHVQFLQFVVRGLQGDLGRSIFLDKPVTTALAERAEPTLMLALLSEAVALAIAVPAGVLAAWRRNTWVDRLVMALALAGISIPSFWLGLNLILWLAVKWRLFPVAGYVSPARDLLRSLQYLALPAVTLGSVHAGLIARMTRTAMIDVIREDHVRTARAKGLSEARVLIRHVLRNALVPVLTVVGISLSLLIGGAVVVETVFNIPGMGSLVVASVQRRDYPVIQGAVLATATVYVLVNLLVDIAYAALDPRIRYD